A window of the Candidatus Methylomirabilota bacterium genome harbors these coding sequences:
- a CDS encoding response regulator, translated as MRIRFWGTRGSLAKPGPTTLRYGGNTSCVEVRTAEGTLIVLDCGTGAHGLGQAIVAAGLGPVRGHLLITHTHWDHIQGFPFFAPLFTRGNEWDIYAPGGLGKRLEDTLAGQMEYTYFPVTLEQLDAVVRYHDLVEGAFDLGRVRVATRYLNHPALTLGYRLEVGGASLVYALDHEPHARHPSEGTPLTERSPSGLPVHQEDRRHIEFLAGADLVIHDAQYTLEEYPRRIGWGHSPVEYAVDVALAARARRLALFHHAPLRDDDALDRVVASCRQRVAAVGGELDVFGAAEGQVIELAERADLAPQAAPVRADSPMPGAAEGPKTVLIVDDAPDVLSLLLQALKSEGFRLLSASDGEAALRVARAERPDLILLDWLLPGRDGLEVCRALRGDTDPKLRDIPVVLITGRTEAEHIEAGFAAGATDYLTKPFRVAHVRARVRGWLLRASAADGGEPR; from the coding sequence ATGCGGATCCGGTTTTGGGGCACACGGGGCTCACTCGCGAAGCCCGGACCGACGACGCTACGCTACGGCGGGAACACGTCCTGCGTCGAGGTGCGGACGGCCGAGGGCACCCTGATCGTGCTCGACTGTGGCACGGGCGCCCACGGGCTGGGTCAGGCCATCGTCGCCGCGGGGCTCGGGCCGGTACGCGGTCACCTCCTGATCACCCACACGCACTGGGACCACATCCAGGGCTTTCCCTTCTTCGCGCCTCTCTTCACGCGGGGCAACGAGTGGGACATCTACGCGCCGGGCGGACTCGGGAAGCGACTGGAAGACACCCTGGCCGGCCAGATGGAGTACACGTACTTCCCGGTGACGCTCGAGCAGCTCGACGCCGTCGTTCGCTACCACGATCTCGTCGAGGGCGCGTTCGATCTCGGCCGGGTGCGGGTCGCCACTCGCTACCTCAATCACCCCGCCCTCACCCTGGGGTACCGGCTGGAGGTCGGGGGGGCATCGCTCGTCTACGCGCTCGACCACGAGCCCCACGCGCGCCATCCCTCCGAGGGCACCCCGCTGACCGAGCGCAGCCCCTCCGGCCTCCCCGTCCACCAGGAGGATCGCCGACACATCGAGTTTCTGGCGGGCGCCGATCTCGTCATCCACGACGCCCAGTACACGCTCGAGGAGTACCCGCGGCGGATCGGCTGGGGGCACAGTCCCGTCGAGTACGCGGTGGACGTCGCGCTGGCGGCGCGCGCCCGCCGCCTGGCCCTGTTCCATCATGCTCCGCTGCGGGATGACGATGCCCTCGACCGCGTCGTGGCCTCGTGCCGCCAGCGGGTCGCCGCGGTGGGCGGCGAGCTCGACGTCTTCGGCGCGGCCGAGGGCCAGGTCATCGAGCTCGCCGAGCGGGCCGACCTGGCCCCCCAGGCCGCGCCGGTACGCGCGGACAGCCCGATGCCCGGCGCCGCCGAGGGTCCCAAGACGGTACTGATCGTCGACGACGCACCGGACGTCCTCAGCCTGCTCCTGCAGGCGCTCAAGTCCGAGGGGTTCCGTCTCCTGTCCGCCTCCGACGGGGAGGCCGCCCTGCGAGTCGCGCGGGCCGAGCGGCCGGACCTCATCCTGCTCGACTGGCTCCTGCCGGGCCGCGATGGGCTGGAGGTCTGCCGCGCCCTCCGGGGCGACACCGACCCGAAGCTGCGGGACATCCCGGTGGTGCTGATCACAGGGCGGACGGAGGCCGAGCACATCGAGGCCGGCTTCGCGGCGGGCGCGACGGACTACCTCACCAAGCCCTTCCGGGTCGCCCATGTCCGCGCCCGCGTGCGCGGGTGGCTCCTGCGGGCCAGCGCGGCCGACGGCGGCGAGCCCCGCTGA
- a CDS encoding 2-dehydropantoate 2-reductase: MRVAVMGAGAIGGYFGARLARAGEPVALIARGEHLQAIEARGLAVESVEGDFTVRVPATDDPSRVPTLIGPVDLVLFCVKSYDTERAAEAIRPLLGPETAVLSLQNGVINEETLGALLGSERILGGLVYGFAVIRAPGVIRHTQGGRIVFGELDGRRSARAAAFVDAGRKAGFPVELSDNIRRALWEKYLMICALSGMTAVTRRPIGDIRACVESRGLYRMMLEELAALAKAEGIGLADEVVERGLTAADALKPDSYSSLYHDLTQGRRLEIEALQGHAVRLGARHGIPTPALFAVYAALRPAAVAAERA, translated from the coding sequence GTGCGCGTCGCCGTCATGGGCGCCGGCGCGATTGGTGGCTACTTCGGCGCGCGCCTGGCCCGGGCCGGGGAACCGGTTGCCCTCATCGCCCGGGGAGAGCACCTCCAGGCCATCGAGGCGCGCGGTCTCGCCGTCGAGAGCGTCGAGGGTGACTTCACCGTGCGCGTGCCGGCTACCGACGATCCGAGCCGGGTGCCGACCCTCATCGGGCCGGTCGACCTGGTGCTCTTCTGCGTGAAGTCCTACGACACCGAGCGCGCGGCCGAGGCGATCCGGCCGCTGCTCGGGCCGGAGACCGCGGTCCTCTCCCTCCAGAACGGCGTGATCAACGAGGAGACGCTGGGCGCGCTCCTGGGGTCCGAGCGGATCCTGGGGGGCCTGGTGTACGGCTTCGCGGTGATCCGGGCGCCCGGCGTCATCCGGCACACCCAGGGCGGGAGGATCGTCTTCGGTGAGCTGGACGGCCGCCGGAGCGCGCGCGCCGCCGCGTTCGTGGACGCCGGGCGAAAGGCGGGCTTCCCCGTCGAGCTGTCGGACAACATCCGCCGGGCGCTCTGGGAAAAGTACCTGATGATCTGCGCCCTGTCGGGCATGACCGCCGTCACCCGGCGCCCGATCGGCGACATCCGCGCCTGCGTCGAGTCCCGGGGCCTGTACCGGATGATGCTGGAGGAGCTCGCCGCCCTCGCCAAGGCCGAAGGGATCGGCCTGGCCGACGAGGTCGTGGAGCGCGGCCTGACCGCCGCCGACGCCCTGAAGCCGGACTCCTACTCCTCCCTCTATCACGACCTCACCCAGGGCCGGCGTCTCGAGATCGAGGCCCTCCAGGGACACGCGGTACGCCTGGGAGCGCGCCACGGGATTCCGACGCCCGCCCTCTTCGCCGTCTACGCGGCCCTGCGCCCGGCGGCGGTGGCCGCCGAGCGCGCCTGA
- a CDS encoding inositol monophosphatase family protein, producing MNEFRPIAVEAARGAGKLLREALGGARRISYKGHPTNLVTEMDRRAETLIVGRLLDAFPDHAVLAEESGAQAGRSEYRWLIDPLDGTTNYAHGVPVFCVSLALERAGRVELGVAYDPNLDELFVAERGRGATLNGEPIHVSACQELGEGLLATGFPYDIRTAAETNLPEYAALSLRARAVRRLGSAVLDLCYVAASRFDGYWELRLGPWDMAAGGLMVLEAGGRVTSVQGGPWSLEGPGVLASNGHLHAAIREVLAAVRNPRPS from the coding sequence GTGAACGAGTTCCGGCCGATCGCCGTGGAGGCCGCCCGCGGCGCCGGCAAGCTCCTCCGCGAGGCGCTCGGCGGCGCGCGCCGGATCAGCTACAAGGGCCACCCCACCAATCTGGTGACCGAGATGGATCGGCGGGCAGAGACGCTGATCGTCGGGCGGCTCCTCGACGCCTTCCCCGACCATGCGGTGCTGGCCGAAGAGAGCGGCGCCCAGGCCGGCCGGTCCGAGTACCGCTGGCTCATCGACCCACTCGACGGGACGACGAACTACGCGCACGGCGTGCCGGTCTTCTGCGTCTCCCTCGCGCTCGAGCGGGCCGGCCGGGTCGAGCTCGGGGTCGCCTACGACCCGAACCTTGACGAGCTCTTCGTCGCCGAGCGCGGCCGGGGCGCGACGCTGAACGGCGAGCCCATTCACGTCTCCGCCTGCCAGGAGCTCGGGGAAGGTCTGCTGGCGACCGGGTTTCCCTATGACATCCGGACGGCCGCCGAGACCAACTTGCCCGAGTACGCGGCGCTCTCACTCCGCGCCCGCGCGGTCCGGCGCCTCGGCTCGGCGGTGCTCGACCTCTGCTACGTGGCGGCCAGCCGCTTCGACGGCTACTGGGAGCTGCGCCTCGGACCGTGGGACATGGCCGCCGGCGGTCTCATGGTGCTCGAGGCCGGAGGGCGCGTGACGAGCGTCCAGGGCGGGCCCTGGAGCCTCGAGGGCCCCGGGGTGCTGGCCTCGAACGGGCACCTCCACGCGGCCATCCGCGAGGTGCTGGCGGCCGTCCGGAATCCCCGTCCGTCCTGA
- a CDS encoding RNase H family protein has translation MPKRESKSFSGAHANASPARGGKGPKSPPPDERPILVVTGSVGRGGPASGGWGYVICYPSGQELEAAGAVADTTVHRMALTAVIHALERVGAEETAPVRVVTSSQYTVDGASGKAERRSNLDLWDQLDGAIRGRRMLWEWEPDETMYLQERAAELAQLALKRAPRA, from the coding sequence ATGCCCAAGCGCGAGAGCAAGAGTTTCAGCGGCGCGCACGCGAACGCGTCGCCGGCGAGAGGCGGGAAGGGCCCGAAGTCGCCGCCGCCGGATGAGCGACCCATTCTCGTCGTCACGGGCAGCGTGGGGCGCGGCGGTCCGGCGTCGGGCGGGTGGGGGTACGTGATCTGTTACCCGAGCGGCCAGGAGCTGGAGGCCGCCGGCGCCGTCGCCGACACGACCGTGCACCGCATGGCGCTCACCGCGGTGATCCACGCGCTCGAGCGGGTGGGGGCCGAGGAGACGGCGCCCGTGCGCGTGGTCACCTCCAGCCAGTACACGGTCGACGGCGCTTCGGGCAAGGCCGAGCGGCGGTCCAATCTGGATCTGTGGGACCAGCTCGACGGTGCGATCCGCGGGCGCCGGATGCTCTGGGAGTGGGAGCCCGACGAGACGATGTACCTCCAGGAGCGCGCCGCCGAGCTGGCCCAGCTGGCCTTGAAGCGGGCGCCGCGCGCCTAG
- a CDS encoding aldehyde dehydrogenase family protein, with product MRMYVAGQWIDKPQTIPVENPYDRNVIDTVPRADRGDVERAVESAVRGAKAMARLPGYDRYKILHKAAQLMLERQEDLGRIISMEEGKIIAEGRLEASRAVETILGSAEEAKRIHGETVPVDGAPGSAGRVAFTLRVPCGVVVAISPFNFPLNLVCHKVGPALAGGNAVIVKPASDTPLSALKLTEILLEAGLPPEGIQCLTGAGGEIGDLLCADRRVRKITFTGSRDVGEHICKVAGLKKVTMELGSNAPVIVMPDADLDKVAASVVSTGYANAGQVCISAQRILTAGRVYSDFLSALKPKVEALTTGNQLDEKVKMGPMIREKDAVRVDEWVREAVGSGARLVTGGQRQGAIYAPTIVADVKPDMRISADELFGPAVAVTPFDDIDQAIALANDSNYGLSAAIFTESLEHAMKFAREVHSGNLHINWGPQWRADLMPYGGLKESGFGKEGPRYAVEEMTELKLVVMHLRS from the coding sequence ATGCGCATGTACGTCGCCGGCCAGTGGATCGACAAGCCTCAGACGATCCCTGTCGAGAACCCCTACGACCGGAACGTGATCGACACCGTTCCCCGGGCCGACCGCGGCGACGTCGAGCGGGCGGTCGAGAGCGCCGTCCGGGGCGCCAAGGCCATGGCCCGGCTCCCCGGCTACGACCGCTACAAGATCCTTCACAAGGCCGCCCAGCTCATGCTGGAGCGTCAGGAAGACCTCGGCCGGATCATCAGCATGGAGGAAGGGAAGATCATCGCCGAAGGCCGCCTGGAGGCGAGCCGCGCGGTGGAGACCATTCTCGGCTCGGCCGAGGAGGCCAAGCGGATCCACGGGGAGACCGTCCCCGTGGACGGCGCCCCCGGTTCGGCGGGCCGCGTGGCCTTCACCCTCCGGGTGCCGTGCGGCGTGGTCGTTGCCATCAGCCCCTTCAACTTCCCGCTCAACCTCGTCTGTCACAAGGTGGGCCCGGCCCTGGCCGGCGGGAACGCCGTCATCGTGAAGCCCGCCAGCGATACCCCCCTCTCGGCCCTCAAGCTGACCGAGATCCTGCTCGAGGCAGGCCTGCCGCCGGAAGGGATCCAGTGCCTGACCGGCGCCGGAGGGGAGATCGGCGACCTCCTGTGCGCCGATCGTCGCGTCCGGAAGATCACCTTCACCGGGAGCCGCGACGTGGGCGAGCACATCTGCAAGGTGGCCGGGCTCAAGAAGGTCACCATGGAGCTCGGCTCCAACGCTCCCGTCATCGTCATGCCGGACGCCGACCTCGACAAGGTCGCCGCGTCGGTGGTGAGCACCGGCTACGCCAACGCGGGCCAGGTCTGCATCTCCGCCCAGCGGATCCTCACCGCCGGCCGCGTCTACTCCGACTTCCTCTCCGCCCTCAAGCCCAAGGTCGAGGCCCTGACGACCGGCAACCAGCTCGACGAGAAGGTGAAGATGGGCCCGATGATCCGCGAGAAGGACGCCGTCCGCGTGGACGAGTGGGTCCGCGAGGCGGTGGGCAGCGGGGCCCGGCTCGTCACCGGCGGCCAGCGCCAGGGCGCGATCTACGCGCCGACGATCGTGGCCGACGTCAAGCCCGACATGCGGATCTCGGCCGACGAGCTCTTCGGCCCGGCTGTCGCGGTGACCCCCTTCGACGACATCGACCAGGCCATCGCGCTGGCCAACGACTCGAACTACGGGCTCTCGGCGGCCATCTTCACCGAGAGCCTGGAGCATGCCATGAAGTTCGCCCGCGAGGTCCACTCGGGGAACCTCCACATCAACTGGGGTCCCCAGTGGCGGGCGGACCTCATGCCCTATGGCGGGCTGAAGGAGTCCGGGTTCGGCAAGGAAGGGCCCCGCTACGCCGTCGAGGAGATGACGGAGCTGAAGCTCGTGGTCATGCATCTCCGGAGCTGA